One region of Vibrio sp. FE10 genomic DNA includes:
- a CDS encoding fasciclin domain-containing protein, with protein MFNHLSKTLSVLVAILLFTAFAHANHHGMKKDIVDVAAENGSFTTLVAAVKAAGLVDTLKGDGPFTVFAPTDEAFAALPEGTVDMLLKPENKDKLVAVLTYHVVPGKIMAAEVMKLNSAVTVQGEAVMIGIDHGSVMINKAKVVMPDVEASNGVIHVIDTVLLPK; from the coding sequence ATGTTTAATCATTTAAGCAAAACTCTGTCAGTACTGGTTGCAATTCTTCTTTTCACGGCTTTTGCTCACGCTAACCATCACGGTATGAAAAAAGACATCGTCGATGTGGCCGCTGAAAACGGCTCGTTCACAACCTTAGTGGCGGCGGTAAAAGCGGCAGGCTTAGTGGATACACTGAAAGGCGACGGCCCTTTCACTGTGTTTGCACCGACTGATGAGGCTTTCGCTGCATTGCCAGAGGGAACGGTCGACATGCTGTTGAAGCCAGAGAATAAAGACAAGTTAGTCGCAGTACTAACCTATCATGTAGTACCCGGGAAAATAATGGCAGCTGAAGTAATGAAACTGAACAGTGCAGTGACAGTTCAAGGTGAAGCAGTAATGATTGGAATAGATCACGGCAGCGTGATGATTAACAAAGCCAAGGTCGTAATGCCAGATGTAGAAGCAAGCAATGGTGTTATCCATGTGATTGATACTGTGTTGCTACCAAAGTAA
- a CDS encoding GNAT family N-acetyltransferase: MVRIRNYQPSDSKALWEIYFYTVRNINVRDYSQEQVEAWAPSDFDSELWQKCMHRIQPFVAELDGRVIGYTDLQPSGLIDHFFCHHEYQGKGVGRALMEHVFEIGRIRGVSRYFSEVSITARPFYEHLGFTVVNEQEVEMRGVKLTNYVMEKVTV, translated from the coding sequence GTGGTTAGAATTAGAAATTATCAACCTAGTGATAGCAAAGCGCTATGGGAGATCTACTTTTATACCGTTCGTAACATTAACGTTCGTGACTATTCTCAAGAACAAGTCGAGGCTTGGGCGCCAAGTGATTTTGACTCTGAGCTTTGGCAAAAATGTATGCATCGGATACAACCTTTTGTGGCTGAGTTAGACGGTCGCGTTATTGGTTATACCGATCTTCAGCCGAGTGGTTTGATTGACCATTTCTTCTGCCATCATGAATATCAAGGTAAAGGCGTCGGAAGAGCTTTGATGGAACATGTATTCGAGATTGGTCGAATTCGTGGTGTCTCTCGATACTTTTCAGAGGTGAGCATTACCGCTAGACCTTTCTATGAGCACCTTGGCTTCACGGTAGTCAATGAGCAGGAAGTCGAAATGCGTGGTGTGAAACTGACGAATTACGTGATGGAGAAAGTCACGGTATAA
- a CDS encoding cupin domain-containing protein, producing MSNIYSDVPSSIPNEIFNDLISTENVRIERILSHGHSSPEQGWYDQDENEWVMVLEGQGVIEFEDGRVVTLSKGDYINIAAREKHKVLGTDKDVVTIWLAVFYR from the coding sequence ATGTCAAATATTTACTCGGATGTGCCTTCGTCAATACCCAACGAAATATTCAACGACCTTATCTCTACTGAGAACGTGCGGATTGAAAGAATTTTATCTCATGGGCACAGTTCTCCGGAACAAGGTTGGTATGACCAAGATGAAAACGAATGGGTCATGGTGCTAGAAGGGCAAGGTGTTATTGAGTTTGAAGATGGTCGTGTCGTTACTCTGTCAAAAGGGGATTACATCAACATTGCTGCGAGAGAAAAGCACAAGGTTCTTGGAACGGACAAAGACGTCGTAACTATTTGGCTCGCCGTGTTTTATCGCTAG
- a CDS encoding YgjV family protein: MSAFYLSQVLVAIAICFDLLSFQFKERKKIVTCLFFAGVLISSHFILLEQWTAASLMIIATIRYLTSVFSTSPKFKYLFCSMSLVATVLTYSGLISVLSFFASVFQTFAAFNKDDRRLRELMIIGTSFWLVHNYLIGSPTAVVMEALFICSNLVGYYRFYFRKSAVA; encoded by the coding sequence GTGTCAGCCTTTTATCTGTCTCAAGTACTCGTCGCTATCGCTATTTGTTTCGATTTGTTGTCATTCCAATTTAAGGAGAGGAAGAAAATCGTTACATGCTTGTTTTTTGCAGGTGTTCTTATCTCAAGCCATTTCATTTTGCTTGAGCAATGGACTGCGGCAAGTTTGATGATCATCGCGACAATTCGTTATTTAACGAGCGTGTTTTCTACATCTCCCAAATTTAAATACTTGTTCTGTTCTATGTCGTTGGTGGCAACAGTCTTAACTTATTCCGGGTTGATTAGCGTATTAAGTTTCTTTGCTTCTGTGTTCCAAACGTTCGCTGCTTTCAATAAAGACGATCGTCGATTGAGAGAGCTAATGATCATCGGCACCAGTTTCTGGTTAGTGCATAACTATCTGATTGGTTCACCGACCGCGGTAGTAATGGAAGCCTTGTTCATCTGCAGTAACTTAGTTGGCTATTACCGATTCTATTTCAGAAAAAGTGCTGTGGCTTAG
- a CDS encoding PhzF family phenazine biosynthesis protein: MDLEIYQVDSFTTQAFKGNPAGVCISQEPLEESLMYSIAEEMAVSETAFLALNTMTLKWFTPEVEVKLCGHGTLATVHVMKEKGLVNVGEVVTFDTLSGELSATVCDSTIELDFPSTVLDLGLDANKELLEYLGLREDQVVSFNEFDTKQFIEVVSEQVLLDLTPNFDALKGIKGRGVVVTALSSNSELDFVSRYFAPWVGVNEDPVTGSAHCALTQYWSEKLNKAHFNAYQASRRGGYVSTELLPNGRIKLIGSATTVISGTLTV, translated from the coding sequence TTGGACCTAGAAATTTATCAAGTGGATTCTTTCACTACTCAAGCTTTTAAAGGAAATCCAGCAGGGGTTTGTATTTCACAAGAACCTTTAGAAGAGTCGTTGATGTATTCGATTGCTGAAGAGATGGCAGTATCAGAAACGGCATTCTTAGCCCTCAATACGATGACGTTGAAATGGTTCACACCAGAAGTTGAAGTCAAATTATGTGGTCACGGTACGTTGGCAACAGTACATGTGATGAAGGAAAAAGGGTTAGTCAATGTGGGGGAGGTCGTGACATTTGATACGCTTTCGGGTGAGCTATCTGCCACAGTCTGTGACTCGACAATCGAGCTCGATTTCCCAAGTACAGTGCTTGATCTTGGGTTGGATGCCAATAAAGAGTTGTTGGAATATTTAGGGCTGCGTGAAGACCAAGTGGTGTCATTCAATGAGTTCGATACCAAGCAGTTTATTGAAGTTGTTAGCGAACAGGTTCTATTGGATCTAACGCCAAACTTTGATGCCTTGAAGGGTATTAAAGGCCGAGGTGTCGTTGTGACGGCATTGTCGTCGAACTCTGAGCTTGATTTTGTTTCGCGTTATTTTGCGCCGTGGGTTGGGGTAAACGAAGATCCCGTTACGGGTTCAGCGCATTGCGCTCTCACACAGTATTGGTCTGAGAAACTGAACAAAGCACATTTTAATGCTTACCAAGCGTCACGCCGCGGTGGGTATGTATCGACAGAGTTATTGCCAAACGGCCGTATAAAACTGATTGGGTCTGCAACCACGGTTATTAGTGGTACCTTAACAGTCTAA
- a CDS encoding ABC transporter substrate-binding protein has product MKALYVSILASPLFWVGSVSGQQHDIYLYNWDEFLSDSVITQLSDTYDISLKQQFFSDESIRDEVLLSERRGAFELVVVESVKLKALAKQNLFHNLSELQSSLADNFDSRWADGCGEYGIPYAWGTSGILYRTDKVSPPQSWNAILDPDTQNSGRISMYYEPTDLVSTALLVNQFDPFTNDEQELRVAYQTLQIQKPHLESNEYVVDYIHQPERLTNIDLAYGYSGDSYVLNDADPDASWAYIVPQEGTTLWLECIAAINNGEMSSQASTILSFLSQPTIAAQNAMDSWFATPSLKAKALTSQEYQNDPELFPSKEVLERSYLYEQLEPNSIQIRNRIVDSLR; this is encoded by the coding sequence GTGAAAGCTTTATACGTTTCTATTCTTGCGTCACCTTTATTCTGGGTTGGTTCTGTTAGCGGCCAGCAACACGACATTTATCTCTATAACTGGGATGAATTTTTGTCGGATAGTGTTATTACCCAATTAAGCGACACCTATGATATTTCGTTGAAGCAACAATTTTTCTCAGATGAATCCATCAGAGATGAAGTTCTATTGAGCGAACGCCGAGGCGCTTTCGAACTGGTGGTGGTTGAAAGCGTAAAACTGAAAGCTTTAGCTAAACAGAATCTATTTCACAACCTCAGTGAATTGCAGAGCTCCCTCGCCGATAACTTTGATTCTCGCTGGGCCGACGGATGCGGGGAATATGGTATCCCTTACGCTTGGGGAACGTCTGGAATCTTGTACAGAACAGACAAAGTATCCCCCCCTCAATCTTGGAATGCCATTCTCGACCCCGACACCCAGAACAGTGGCAGAATAAGCATGTACTACGAGCCAACGGATTTAGTGAGCACCGCCTTGTTAGTCAATCAATTTGATCCCTTCACTAATGATGAACAAGAACTTCGTGTCGCCTATCAAACCTTACAAATTCAGAAGCCTCATCTCGAAAGCAATGAATACGTCGTTGACTATATCCACCAGCCAGAACGACTCACCAATATTGATTTGGCTTACGGATATTCCGGCGACAGTTATGTACTTAATGATGCAGACCCAGACGCTTCATGGGCTTATATAGTCCCTCAAGAAGGCACAACACTGTGGCTAGAGTGTATTGCCGCCATTAACAATGGAGAGATGTCTTCACAGGCTTCCACTATCTTGTCGTTTCTTTCTCAACCAACCATTGCTGCACAAAATGCAATGGACTCCTGGTTTGCAACACCAAGTTTAAAAGCGAAAGCACTAACTTCTCAAGAGTATCAAAATGATCCTGAGCTCTTCCCTAGTAAAGAGGTATTAGAACGCAGTTATCTGTATGAGCAACTCGAACCCAATAGCATTCAAATTCGTAATCGTATTGTCGACAGTTTGAGATAA
- a CDS encoding putative bifunctional diguanylate cyclase/phosphodiesterase: MPILKKLYFVLVPTLMFVFTIAGIVTYNFASNHAKHMYLDEVQSDVNTALVAAEYEQLGLSLLVKDIGSSLQFLRYIQTPSDYITLSLLEKRVLRVLNQNHVNQFGQRNVYIIDPKFNLTLSTLRSDPFEGLKIPDTVYERVFDIYASLMNKDELTQEGFSYISVSGGLRYAYVAAIDPYLVPQDKRTKNSLDRYILIADGPMKQMSSLMTQYNGDDNMQLMIEPSSNKENIENTQFVIQSFEQSEDSINVKMTSRHFLAQVDIREQKFDQEKTIIAQQTMLGSLATLFTIMLIVHLVVRYQLVSPLKDLLNEISIGGLKLRYFKRSSGQSEIDGLKNAYIDSLTELKFEAEFDQLTKLANRRSFIRHLDVRIKSSMKPRCYLVCWDIIDFRKINDLYGAKVGDNVLISLAKSLKETLQNQQSSFGFSCSDYSLARLGGNQFIAILEMNENQSINEEIENINNTLTGTTFLDYYGFRLSIATGVLPVDTPKFEEIWHRCIDEMLINAKAHSDGESRIVYGEELVHTLERHDIIEKRLLECCESDNFELRFMPIFNAQTLDIDGAECLIRCPALFDIKAGPDEFIPVAEKSNLISKLDMWVISTAIRSYKELSEIHNYKGTLSINISAMELYNRNFADNIRKVIERYQVPPENIIIEITETSYVKSTKLTVQTIESLRNLGLKVSLDDFGTGYTAFNQLLHYPVDELKIDKSFIDNIVKDKAGRKMVESMVNLGHSCDTFVVGEGVESIEQYHHLRRANCDLIQGYFFSSPLTYIEFIEFVRDHNPRAILDQQTTVEPSSHERIVALKQKQ; encoded by the coding sequence ATGCCAATATTAAAGAAGCTGTACTTTGTCTTAGTCCCGACCCTAATGTTTGTGTTCACGATTGCGGGAATCGTTACCTACAACTTTGCATCTAACCACGCCAAACACATGTATTTGGATGAGGTGCAATCTGATGTAAATACCGCTTTGGTCGCCGCTGAATATGAACAGCTAGGCTTGTCATTATTGGTCAAAGATATTGGGTCGTCATTGCAGTTCTTACGCTACATTCAAACCCCTAGTGATTACATCACTTTGTCACTTTTGGAGAAACGCGTACTCCGAGTTTTAAACCAAAATCATGTTAATCAATTTGGCCAACGCAACGTCTATATCATTGATCCCAAGTTCAATCTGACACTTTCCACCTTACGTTCTGACCCGTTCGAGGGATTAAAAATCCCCGATACTGTTTACGAACGAGTCTTCGATATATACGCGTCCTTAATGAACAAAGATGAGCTAACTCAAGAAGGTTTTTCTTACATTTCTGTTAGTGGAGGCCTGAGGTATGCCTATGTCGCAGCGATAGACCCTTATTTAGTGCCGCAAGATAAACGAACCAAAAACAGTTTAGATCGCTACATTTTGATTGCAGATGGTCCAATGAAACAAATGTCTAGCTTGATGACTCAGTATAACGGCGACGACAACATGCAACTTATGATTGAACCCTCATCAAATAAAGAGAACATTGAAAATACTCAGTTCGTTATTCAGTCTTTTGAACAAAGTGAAGACAGCATCAATGTAAAAATGACAAGCCGACACTTCCTCGCCCAAGTTGATATTCGTGAACAAAAGTTCGACCAAGAAAAAACAATTATCGCTCAACAAACCATGCTTGGAAGCCTCGCGACTCTATTTACTATCATGCTTATCGTTCACTTAGTCGTGCGTTATCAATTGGTCAGCCCCCTCAAAGACCTGCTGAATGAAATCTCCATTGGTGGTCTCAAACTTAGATACTTCAAACGCTCGTCGGGGCAAAGTGAAATTGATGGCTTAAAGAACGCCTATATAGACTCACTGACAGAATTGAAATTTGAAGCCGAGTTCGACCAACTCACCAAACTTGCTAATCGACGCTCATTCATACGTCACCTCGATGTTCGCATTAAAAGCTCTATGAAGCCCCGCTGTTATTTGGTGTGTTGGGATATCATCGACTTTCGAAAAATCAACGACCTATACGGTGCAAAGGTGGGTGATAATGTACTGATAAGCCTAGCTAAATCGCTTAAAGAAACACTGCAAAATCAACAGTCTTCTTTTGGGTTCAGTTGCAGCGATTACTCACTCGCGAGATTGGGCGGCAACCAGTTCATTGCCATCTTGGAAATGAATGAAAACCAATCGATAAACGAAGAAATAGAGAACATCAATAACACGCTAACAGGTACGACATTCCTTGATTATTATGGTTTTAGACTTTCGATTGCCACTGGCGTACTGCCAGTCGACACACCGAAATTTGAAGAAATATGGCACAGATGCATTGATGAAATGCTAATCAACGCCAAAGCGCACAGTGATGGTGAGAGCCGCATTGTTTACGGCGAAGAGCTGGTCCATACGCTGGAAAGGCACGATATTATTGAGAAAAGACTTTTGGAATGTTGTGAGAGCGACAACTTTGAACTTCGTTTTATGCCTATTTTTAATGCTCAAACACTCGATATCGACGGCGCTGAATGTCTCATTCGCTGTCCTGCCCTGTTTGACATTAAAGCAGGGCCAGATGAATTCATTCCAGTCGCAGAGAAAAGTAACTTAATCTCCAAACTCGATATGTGGGTTATAAGCACCGCAATCAGGAGCTACAAAGAGCTCTCAGAAATTCACAACTACAAAGGCACCTTATCCATCAATATATCAGCGATGGAGCTCTACAATCGTAATTTTGCCGACAACATTCGTAAAGTGATCGAACGTTATCAAGTGCCTCCCGAAAACATCATTATAGAAATCACCGAAACCAGTTACGTTAAAAGCACGAAACTGACCGTGCAAACCATAGAGAGTCTCCGAAATTTAGGACTAAAAGTTTCCCTCGACGATTTCGGCACGGGTTATACCGCGTTCAACCAACTGCTTCACTACCCTGTTGATGAACTTAAAATTGATAAGAGCTTTATAGATAATATCGTCAAGGACAAGGCTGGCCGTAAGATGGTCGAATCAATGGTTAACTTGGGGCACTCTTGTGACACCTTTGTTGTTGGGGAAGGCGTCGAATCGATCGAGCAATATCATCATCTACGAAGAGCCAACTGCGACTTAATACAAGGGTACTTCTTTAGCTCACCATTAACTTACATCGAGTTCATTGAATTTGTCCGTGACCATAACCCCCGAGCTATTCTAGACCAACAAACAACTGTAGAACCAAGCTCTCACGAAAGGATTGTGGCACTAAAGCAAAAGCAGTAA
- a CDS encoding GGDEF domain-containing protein — MKKLLSLTAIKIAVLSLAAVVLTVNIYSVTRINDINKSFSNRQNEATWFVFQLVKEYANFLMVSRSETIDYDKLWLAYDITWSRFDILINSNESSNFIKSANFKPYFTAEFEKFKSLESSIKLVSQGVLPKESLQKKVDICYHTLVDFINEKFRLQSPVIEENTSMVDKLVVVHRISSVFLVVILVMTGIIFYMDFSIKRKLYSTDFITGFRNRVSLMKFVKNNYPKDNNFDLYFVRIRNLSEINQKYGLEYGDLVVSSAAKSLTDKIPESTISFRSSGSQFLFFIPDHLYASDEIQERFNDVLSDYISAGNLELMIDAVVRHKKNISSKDMMELLTSMQG; from the coding sequence ATGAAAAAGCTGCTGTCATTGACTGCTATTAAAATCGCTGTGTTATCTTTGGCAGCAGTGGTACTGACCGTTAATATCTATAGTGTTACCCGCATTAACGATATCAATAAGAGTTTTTCAAATAGACAAAATGAAGCAACCTGGTTCGTCTTTCAATTGGTAAAAGAATACGCCAACTTCTTAATGGTAAGCCGTTCTGAAACCATTGATTATGATAAGTTGTGGCTAGCATACGATATTACATGGAGCCGTTTTGATATATTAATTAATAGCAACGAGTCTTCCAATTTCATTAAATCTGCTAACTTTAAGCCTTATTTTACAGCGGAATTTGAGAAGTTTAAGAGCTTGGAATCGTCCATAAAACTAGTCAGCCAAGGGGTTCTACCGAAGGAATCTTTGCAGAAGAAAGTCGATATTTGTTATCACACACTTGTAGATTTTATTAACGAAAAATTCCGATTACAAAGCCCTGTCATTGAAGAAAACACCTCAATGGTTGATAAGTTAGTCGTAGTGCATCGAATCAGTAGTGTTTTTCTTGTTGTGATCTTGGTGATGACCGGCATCATTTTCTATATGGACTTCTCTATTAAAAGGAAGCTTTATTCAACGGATTTCATCACAGGCTTTCGAAATCGAGTGTCGTTGATGAAGTTCGTCAAAAACAACTACCCGAAAGACAATAACTTCGACCTTTATTTCGTACGTATCAGAAATTTAAGCGAAATTAACCAAAAGTATGGACTTGAATATGGAGATCTCGTGGTGAGTTCTGCTGCTAAGTCTCTGACCGACAAGATTCCTGAAAGCACAATTTCGTTCCGTAGTAGCGGAAGTCAGTTTTTATTTTTTATTCCTGACCATTTATACGCGAGTGATGAAATTCAAGAGAGATTTAACGATGTACTCAGTGATTACATCTCGGCGGGTAACCTAGAGTTGATGATTGACGCCGTAGTTAGACATAAGAAAAACATCAGTTCGAAAGACATGATGGAGTTACTCACATCCATGCAAGGCTAA
- a CDS encoding c-type cytochrome, producing MRLNKQKFNPITALSILLMTAVMNPVYAESSDEQFELGKQKAKVCMTCHGVDGISTQDPYPNLRGQKVGYLISSLKDYQTRERTSGLAILMQQQADTLSDQDIRDISYFYSMLGKESNPDSDSKSDSNSKL from the coding sequence ATGAGATTAAATAAGCAAAAGTTTAACCCCATAACCGCACTTTCCATTCTGCTAATGACGGCTGTCATGAATCCAGTTTATGCAGAATCAAGCGACGAGCAGTTTGAGTTAGGAAAACAAAAAGCCAAGGTGTGTATGACTTGCCATGGCGTTGACGGCATCTCAACGCAAGATCCCTACCCTAACCTTCGCGGTCAAAAGGTGGGTTATCTCATTTCTTCTTTAAAAGACTATCAAACAAGAGAGAGAACCAGCGGTTTAGCGATTCTCATGCAGCAACAAGCCGATACGCTTTCAGACCAAGACATCCGCGATATCTCCTACTTCTATTCAATGCTCGGCAAGGAGTCAAATCCAGATAGCGACTCAAAATCAGACAGCAATTCAAAACTGTAG
- the ccoN gene encoding cytochrome-c oxidase, cbb3-type subunit I, whose product MEQVTTQYSIKVVRYFIIASLIWAFVGMIIGVILAAQLYWPVLNFDSQYFQFGRLRPLHTSGVIYGFVVNILMGTSLYIAQRTGHCGLFNKSLSWMVFWGWQFILLLAVVSLPAGHTSSKEYAELEWPIDLMIVLVWVLYAVLFFGTLAKRKVSHIFVANWFFAAFIIVVAMIFIVNNLAMPVSAMKSYSVFAGAQDAIVQWWWGHNAVGFLLTAGVIGMNYYFIPKAADRPIYSYRLSVIHFWGLVGFYTWAGTHHLVYSSVPIWIQNIGIVMSLILWLPSWAGAFNSAMTLLQNKEKLKSDYILLFFFSAILYYCLATFEGPLLAIRWFNMVAHNTEWIIGHVHSAALGWVGMSGIAVFYYFIPRLWGQTELWSRRLIKWHFWLAHAGVAIYAIALWVAGIGEGYMWLAQNENGELIYSFVEAMDFKAPWLFLRFFGGALFVLGLFLMAFNLFKTVRMPATLDAKHAYSEGGLNDE is encoded by the coding sequence ATGGAACAAGTGACAACGCAGTACAGCATTAAGGTCGTGAGATACTTTATTATCGCCTCTTTAATCTGGGCTTTTGTGGGTATGATCATCGGCGTGATCCTCGCCGCTCAATTGTATTGGCCTGTACTCAATTTCGATTCTCAATATTTCCAATTTGGACGTCTTCGTCCACTGCATACCTCTGGCGTTATTTACGGGTTTGTGGTCAATATTTTAATGGGTACGTCACTCTACATTGCCCAACGAACGGGTCATTGTGGGCTGTTCAACAAAAGTTTGTCATGGATGGTCTTTTGGGGATGGCAATTTATTCTGTTACTTGCGGTCGTCTCCTTACCCGCGGGTCACACCAGCTCAAAAGAGTATGCGGAACTTGAATGGCCAATCGATTTAATGATTGTGTTGGTTTGGGTGCTCTATGCTGTCTTGTTCTTCGGCACCCTTGCCAAGCGAAAAGTGAGCCATATCTTCGTGGCCAACTGGTTCTTTGCAGCGTTCATTATCGTTGTTGCCATGATTTTCATTGTGAACAACCTCGCGATGCCGGTCTCGGCAATGAAGTCTTACTCTGTATTCGCAGGCGCTCAAGATGCGATTGTTCAATGGTGGTGGGGACATAATGCCGTCGGCTTCTTACTGACCGCTGGTGTGATTGGTATGAACTACTATTTCATTCCCAAAGCAGCAGATCGACCTATCTATTCCTACCGCTTGTCTGTCATCCACTTTTGGGGCTTGGTCGGCTTTTACACATGGGCCGGAACGCACCACTTAGTTTATTCTTCCGTTCCCATCTGGATTCAAAACATCGGAATCGTGATGTCGTTAATATTGTGGCTCCCTTCCTGGGCGGGTGCGTTCAATAGCGCAATGACCCTGCTTCAAAACAAAGAAAAGCTGAAGTCCGACTACATTCTTTTATTCTTTTTCTCAGCGATTCTTTACTACTGTTTAGCGACATTCGAAGGCCCGCTACTTGCTATTCGCTGGTTCAACATGGTGGCACACAACACCGAATGGATAATCGGTCACGTACATTCCGCAGCACTCGGATGGGTAGGAATGTCAGGAATTGCGGTTTTTTACTACTTCATTCCTCGCTTGTGGGGCCAAACCGAACTCTGGTCACGACGTCTCATTAAATGGCACTTCTGGCTTGCTCATGCTGGCGTGGCGATTTATGCGATCGCACTTTGGGTCGCAGGTATTGGTGAAGGTTATATGTGGCTCGCTCAAAATGAAAATGGCGAACTGATTTACAGTTTTGTCGAAGCGATGGACTTCAAAGCACCTTGGTTGTTCTTACGATTCTTTGGTGGTGCGTTGTTTGTTCTGGGGTTATTCCTAATGGCATTTAACTTATTTAAAACCGTTCGTATGCCAGCAACACTTGATGCTAAACACGCTTATAGCGAAGGAGGCTTAAATGATGAGTAA
- a CDS encoding cbb3-type cytochrome c oxidase subunit II encodes MMSKDFTHSIVILIVTTVVVASFSLLVWVVPSIVRGDDIAKGSLAMPLTPLELAGRDIYISEGCHVCHTQMVRPLEPEVKRNGRPNKEADDIYEFPNLWGSKRTGPDLTNLGRKYSDQWHAIHLIDPRKVVPTSIMPAYPWLFEQTLSGDDISDKMETLRILGVPYTDQEIGDARLQVRGKTKGEALIRYLQSLGKDTSQEVSQ; translated from the coding sequence ATGATGAGTAAAGACTTTACGCATTCAATCGTCATTTTAATTGTGACTACCGTTGTCGTCGCCTCCTTCTCTCTGTTGGTTTGGGTAGTGCCAAGCATTGTCCGTGGGGATGATATAGCCAAGGGCAGCTTAGCGATGCCGCTCACACCTCTTGAGTTAGCAGGACGAGACATCTACATCAGTGAAGGCTGTCATGTGTGTCATACGCAAATGGTTCGCCCTCTAGAACCGGAAGTGAAACGAAATGGTCGTCCGAACAAAGAAGCAGACGACATCTATGAGTTCCCTAACTTATGGGGATCTAAACGTACGGGTCCTGACCTAACAAATTTAGGCAGAAAATACTCAGACCAATGGCATGCTATTCATTTAATTGACCCTCGAAAAGTCGTACCGACATCGATCATGCCCGCCTACCCTTGGTTATTTGAACAGACACTGTCAGGCGACGATATAAGTGACAAGATGGAAACCCTCCGCATACTCGGCGTGCCTTATACCGACCAAGAAATTGGTGACGCTCGATTACAAGTAAGAGGAAAAACCAAAGGTGAAGCTCTGATCCGTTATCTACAAAGCCTTGGTAAAGATACGTCACAGGAGGTATCACAATGA